Within Vicia villosa cultivar HV-30 ecotype Madison, WI linkage group LG1, Vvil1.0, whole genome shotgun sequence, the genomic segment atcagatcagaaggaagtacaagtggcaagctacgctgactgacaaaaggaacgttaaaagctattataggcaacgtcagtagacacagcgtgaacaaggctcgaggtagttgacaaaagcgtataacattaaatgcgatgctgtacggaacacgcaaagcattaaatgcactcaacggtcatcttctccaacgcctataaatatgaagttctgatgagaagcaaggttaacgattctgaacaaaaacaactcctattaacttgctgaaactctgttctactcaaagctcagaatcttcatcttcatcaaagctcactacattgctgttgtaatatattagtgagattaagcttaaacgttaagagaaatatcacagtttgtgattatagcttttaagaagcaattgtaatactcttagaattgattacattaagttgtaaggaactagagtgatcgtgtggatctgaatactctaggaagtcttagaggttatctaagcaggttgtaactagagtgatcgtgtggatcagaagactctagaaaagtcttagagggtatctaagcagttgttcctggagtgatcagtgtgcgATCAGAAGActttggaagacttagttgctgactaagtggagaaccattgtaatccgtgcgattagtggattaaatcctcagttgaggtaaatcatctctgcgggggtggactggagtagtttagttaacaacgaaccaggataaaaataactgtgcaatttatttttatctgtctagtttttaaagctacacttattcaaacccccccctttctaagtgtttttctatccttcatctctTCCACCAAAATTATGAAAGTTTCATATACCTCTGCTCATGGGACACTTTCCTTTTGCCTTCTTTTCCTTCTCATTGAAACGGGCTTGTTAAGCGAACTCCGCCTTTTCCTTATCAACATTTATTTCCTTCACTCTCTATGTGCCTCAAGAGACCTTTGATGCTCATCTTTGCTCATTTTTGCAAGATCCTTTGATTCCTTAATCACAACGAATATGTTATCAAATCTTGTCGTGAAAGAACGCAAGGTTTTTGCGACAACATACTACTCTGTAATCGTTTCTCCACACGTTTTTACTTGGTTCACTAACTGAGTAATTCACATGGTAAAACCGTTGATGGTCTTCTTGTCTTTATTTGAATCCACTCAATCtgtcttttgtgagtttgtaacctcaaaACCTTCGCCTTGTCATTCCATACGCATGCCTTATCCAAGATTTCCCACACTTGTTTCGATGATTCGCTATCATCAACTTTCTCGAAATTATTTGTATCAACGCATTGATGGATTACAAATAATACTTTGAAATATTTCTTCTTTTCTCTATTATGTGGCACTCTTTGTTCTTTAGTAGCACCTTCAACAAGAGGATTCACACCGTTCTTGATCACATTAAAAACGTCTTAGTAGCCAAACAACATCTTCATTTGGTTGCACCTTTTGTCGTAGTTTTTCGCatcaaaaataaatagatttgtAGGAATTCTTTCATTGGAGACATAAGTCATCTTTGTACACTAGGTGTTTAATAGATCGAATCAGgatcttgatgccaaatgttctTGGAGTCACAAGGTTGGtaaataattaagtaattgaGTGTGGAGAGTAAGAGAAAATTAGATAGAGTAAAATTGAGGGTGAAAATATGTAATCTATTATTCATGAGATACCACAAAGATATTTATACAATTACAATTACACATGATGACGTACAACTAACTAACAAATAAAAGTGAAAACTCTCAATTGTAACTGATTGACATTTTAGCTATATTGTCTCAATTTTTAACCAAAACTTTTAGAATGTAATTACACTTTACTACTATCTCAATTTTTAACTAAAACTAACAGAGTGTAATCGGTTGACATAATATGTCAACCTATTGTACAAACtcgaattatattatttttttcaacaaaagttgattttttatttatttataaaaagaatACTTTACTCattgttttggattttttaaataataaaataatgattatattaaaaatgTTAATACGTAGAAtacaagttttgtttttttaaatataaaatagcattatttaaagaaagaaacttaataataaaaaaaacaaaaaaggtgGGTTTGGAGAAATTACTATATCACtaaaaaaagaataattaaattacaaattttagatataatatattaatttaaaatcaaataaaattttaaatgtaactaattaaaaaaaatttaaaagttattatACTTTTAACTTCAAAATCTCAGTAAAACCATAATACATAATAGTGAAatgctttcataaaataaaagatgaACTTTAAAACGAGCACACTCTTAAGAATCAAAACCTTCACTAGTAAAtcaattttttcagggttagatgaatttttttttctcctaccgcttttcttcaaaaaaaattgtACGAATTGCCTTTAAAAACATGTTTTCACGTTTTAATTGTGTAATCCAGGAAAATTATGTGTTGTGAAAAATACAGAAGGTGAAGAGAAGCTATAAAAACAAAAACGGTGTACTGTAAAAGGAGAAGGTGAATAAGAAGGATTTGGGCTTGTTTTGCCtatgtttattttgaaaaatctaCCTGCCACCTCTTTTTTTATACATGCCATCTCCACacattatgatattttaaaattatcgTTGAACAAGTTAGCAGAAGAATACAATTTTTggtatatttttttgaaaaaaaataataataaatttgtactaccgaaaatttcaaatttatgatagttcaaatttatttattttttttgcaaaaaatactGAAAATTTCCAAATTTTTAGTAAAAACTCCTGGAAATTTTTAAAAATCTggtatttttcaaaatttccggCACATCCCTCAAATTTTcaataaatacatatattttttaaaaattaataactttaAGTAAGGGTATAATGATAAAAACAACCCCAAAAGGGGTGGCATGTGAATTTCGAGTAAAAACTTATATTTTGTTTTACAGTATTTATAATGGTTGGATTGGGCATATCTGGTTCAGTGCTATTTTATGCACCCCTCTTTTGctacaatttttttcttcaaaattctaACATTTGCCCGAATGTACATATTTATACTCACTTTAACatgttttcaaatatatttttacatttttcaccaTTTATGTTTGATGTTATGATATGTTAGTACTTCTtttatttaaatcaaaatttgaattcaattttgtttttaacAGATAGTTAAAATCAATTGAGTTTTAGTAAAAACAAGTTAAACTTGCATAAAGGTAAAGAGTGCACACTAATTTTGAAAAATTGATAGTTATTATTTGATTTGTTAAAAGGAACTTGTAACATGCAAAATGGTTTCACATGGGAAGAAAAGTTATTTAATAAGACACTATAAATCTCTAGTCATTTTAGAATTGCATCCCAAACTTTTTGAAATCcattgcaaaaataaaataaaattatactcACCTCCCATTAGATTCGTTAAAAtgacattaataaaaaaaatcaatagttATTGTGTCTTATTATTGGTTTGGTAAACTGTTTTAAAACTCCGAACTGTTGGTACACAGCGGAATCAGATGAACAAGAATTAACAAGACGAACATGAAAGAAAAGATAGAAAATTGTAAACTAATTTTCTATTCAAATTGAAATTCGGTTACAATAAATGATTCTACACTCTTCTCTTACACTACTAACAATTACAAAGTaaatgcaatatatatatatatatatatatatatatatatatatatatatatatatatatatatatatatatatatatatatatatatatacaaatccATATTGGGTCAACTAGCTAAAGCCCAACTCAAGGCTCAACAAACTAACATCAAATACTCTGAATGTGCAATTACACTTCAACGCCATCCTTTAATTTACATTCAAAGCTAAAATCAACCGCACCAATTTCATCCCTTAAATTGATGAAATGTCCAATCTTGACAGCTTTCGTCATAACATCTGCAAGTTGCTTCTGAGTGCTATAGTGCACAACTTCTAGCACTCAATTCTAGACTTGATTCCTCAGAAAATAAAACTTTGTGTCAATGTTCTTGCTTCTCCCATGCAACATTGGGTTCTTGGCAAAACTTATGACATATTTGTTGTTAATCATCAACTTCAGAGGCTtcatcaccttgatcttcaaatcCTGCAACAAATTCAGCAACCACGCAACTTGACACGCCGACAAAACGCCTGCAATGTATTCAACTTCACAAGTTGACAACACAACCAATAGTTGTTTCTTGGAGCACCAAGAAATGAGACTTACCAAATATTTGAAAAAAGTATCTAGAAGTATTTATTCTGTCAATTCTATCACCACATATGAGTCAGAGTCTGAGTAGCACATCAGTCCAAACTTCATAGTCCCCTTAATATACCTCAGAATCCTAACAGTAATTTGGTAATGTGACCACTTTGGTTAGTTCATAAACTTATTCACCATTCCAATTGCGTAGCAAATGTTAGTCCTGGTATTAGAGATATATCTCACCGAGCCTACCCACTGTTTGGAAGTTGTAGCATCTACATCATCACCCTCATCATCAGAATCCAATTTGTGATTCATCTCGGCAGGTGTAACTGCAGACTTGTAATTTATCAACTCGAAGCTCTTCAGAAGCTCAAGttcatacttcaactgatgcagaatgataccctTCTCAGAGTAGAAAATCTTCATCCCTAGAAAGTATACCAACTTTTCTAGGTCAGTTATCTCAAATGTATTCTTcaacaccttcttgaacttgactATCTCATCAGAATAGCTCTCTGTTAGAATAGCTCTAGAAGTATGATGAACATAGACGCAATATTCCATCTCACATGTCTAAAACCCTTTCTCCTTGAAAAATAAATCAATCTTACAGttccaagctctgggcgcttgcttcaatccatacaaagcTTTATGCAACTTGTACACCATTCCTTCCTGTTTACATTGATGTTCGATACATATGGTTGTTCAATAGCCTAGAGACTCCATGTTGGGCTTGGGGAGTAGCCGCCTTGACCATGCTATATACGACACTTGGAGTTGCGAATGTGCCTAATACCAGACAACTTGCTGGTTATCCGAATCTATTCTAGATATACAAGCGtttcttaattgtttttattttatggttGTTTATGACattaatagtttttatttttcagtGCTGGATATACGAGCATTTTCCCAGCATCTATGATATGAGAGTGCAGCGTGCCGCAATAGACAATCCATTGGTGAGGAGATGGAATGCTAGACAGGAAATTCTGAGTGGGGTTGCAGAGTACATGAGGAGGTTGAATGCCCTGACAGTATATGATGTCATATGGACACCATACCCAACTCATCGGGCCCACCGTCCAGTTGGCGATGTTGCATTATATTCAGGGCATATGAGGTGGAAGACCTTGATGGCTAGACACTTCCCTGAGAGGTGTCTTCGATAGTATGGTTATGTACAGGACATCCCTCAACCAGTTCTGGAGACTCTAGAAGGGGGCATTGATAGATGGTTTAAGAGACACATCATCAATTTTGCCTGTCAAACTAGATTAGGACACTGAGGGTTCAACATCCTTTGCAGTCTAAGGACCATTCAAATACCTCAACACCCATTGAGTTAGATATTTATAGTTTCACATTTCTTCATATAAGGATCTTTGCCTATGATATTAGTCGAGTCAACTTAATCTCCTCCCACTAGGAAGTATAGTGGATGACTCATCCCTCCAATGTAGATGACGTAGTCTATTAAGTCAATGAGACTTAGTCTTATTCAATTGTGACGACATACTTCTTGCTTGTTTTGAGGAGGAGGATGTGGCGAGCCCAGTCACGTACTCAATATCTATTTTGTCCTCGCCTAGTCTCCTTCTGGTCTCCTTTCTACGTTTTACAAGGTAGATAATAAATGGGTCGAGATTGGGCTCGAGTTATAATATAACCATTCATAATGTCTGAGATATGTAAGGACAAAATGGTTAAGGACATCAtaacattttaaataaataaaataaaattgtaaacggtttattaaaattgaaagaaatcactattttgaaacaatttttatATTACAAAATTATTATTGAGACACTAAATATTAATTACAcaatacaataaaaaaaacaattaaaatataagcttaattgtaattttggtctctctattatctattttttgggttttagtccccctattttaaaatccaaaattttagtccctatattttagtttttggaggattttggtccccctgcaaattcgaagacaattttaaatgaaacGACACTCTTAATGATGATGTGTCAGTGCCAATTCAGCAGTAATCTGTTcataaaagttatttttatttaagatttatgttgaacatgtcatcaattggagtttcatttcattaaaaattgccttcGAATTTGTAGGGGGagcaaaatcctcaaaaaactaaaacaaagggactaaaatttcagattttaaaatagggagaccaaaacccaaaaaaatgaataattggaggaccaaaattgcaattaaacctaaaatatattaaaaattaaaaataatattttaagtaatattttttatttagtttagtgTTTGCTCTACACCTAATGAATATATTTTAACGggacaaaataatatttttaaaacatattttttatataaattaatgtgATGTTATTATGAGAATAACAGCtctctataaaataaaataaaaagtacttAATTAAAATATGTATATCCAAACACCCGAATTACTCCATTTTAAGAAATTGATCTTTAACTTATTTACAGCTTGATAAGAAGCGGCCCAATAGAATTAAAAAGAAGGCTGTTTGGCTAAAGGACTTCGTATGAACTAGGGAGGGAGGTCCATTTAGTATTTTTAATCAAGTtgttattttatgttattatctATTTCAGCCCATGGCCCATGTAGTAGAACAAACCCTACTACTTTTTAAACATTGTATGCTGCCATATTATGTCAAGAAGAAaagttgattttatcttattgtcTTTTAATGCTTTCTAGATCTAGGGTTATTGAACACATATCTATCATTGGTGCTTTCCTTTACCTTTCTCAAGCCCTCTCATGGCTCCCCCAAAACCCCCAAACCCCTCTTCTAAAGAGATTTTAGAAGAAGCTTTACAAATGTCCTCATTACACTTAAACAATGCTATGGCTGAGACACAAGAGCAAATGGATGTAAGATTTGCTCAAGTTCATGAAGAGATCTCCAAACAAGTGGGTCAGCTGCATACAAGGTTAGAGAATGACAAAGTTGAGGAAGAGTCAAAATACCAAGCTCTTATGGCAGCTCTGCAGAAAATTTCCATACAAAAAGAACAACAAGCTGCTATACCTACCCATTCTGCACATTCTGGTGGCAGCACATCAGGTATACAACCCTCTTCCTTATCTTTTGGGTCACCTACTTTAACCCATGTGATCACACCCACCCACTCACCCATTACCCACACTGCTACCCCGACCCATTCTGCTTTCAGACCACCCGTAACCCACACTTTTTCCCCCACTCAGCCCACTATATCTATACCCCCAAATTTTCACGCTGTACCCCCACCCCCACATTTTATTCCATACCCCCCATACACACCCCAATCTGCATTTGTCCCAATCACACAACCAGACCCATACCATCAGCTAGCCCACATACCCCCATTACCCCCTTTGCGTTCACCAAAACTTGAATTGCCTTTATTTGATGGGTCTAATCCATTGGAATGGTTATTTCAAGCGGATCAGTTCTTTAGTTTTTATAATCTTCCACCAGAAAATCGTTTATCTCTTATTTCATTTTATATGAAGGGTGATGCTTTAGGTTGGTTTAAGTGGATGCACCAAAATCGTTTGTTAACTGATTGGGTATCTTTCACAAGAGCTTTAGAATTACGTTTTGGTCCTTCTACTTTTGAAAATCATCAAGctgaattatttaaattaaagcaAACTGGTTCTGTTATGGAGTATCAAACAAAATTCGAGCAACTTGGAAACCAAGTGGTGGGGCTACCTGCTGTAGCTATTCTAAATTGTTTCATCTCTGGCCTACATATGGATATTCAAAATGAATTAGCTATCCATAAGCCTACATCTATTTCCCAAGCAATTGGGCTTGCCAAATTAATTGAGTCTAAACTCAAAGAGTCCAAACAAAAGTTCACTAAACCTTTTTCCACTTTCCAAAAACCAATTCCCACACCCCCAACCACCCAGAATTTCAAACCACACCCTTCTTCGGCTCAGCCCAATCTTACTACTCAAAAAAGCCCCAACCCACAACAACCTAAATTTCCCATCCGCAAGCTTACCCAAGCCCAACTACAAGAGAGACGAGCCCAAGGCCTTTGTTTCAATTGTGATGAGAAATTCATCACGGGACATAGATGTTCCACAAACAGATTTTTCATACTCTTGGCTGATGAGGAGGGAGTGAGTGTTGAACCAGAAAATTTAAATTTGGAAGAACCTCCTATGGAGGCAGACTTTAGTGATACTTACTTCCAGTTATCCCCTCAAGCTCTAACAGGCCATTACCACccacaaacattaaaattcaAAGGAAAAATCCATGGGTTAACCGTTATGGTTTTGGTAGACACAGGTAGTACTCACAACATTATGCAGCCCCGAATTGCTCAGCACCTCAACCTCCCCACCACCCCAATCAACCAATTTTCTGTCATGGTTGGCAATGGATCCCACCTTCAATGTGAGGGAATTTGCAACAATGTTCAAATCCTGCTTCAAAATAAACCTTTCACCTTGCCTTTTTATTTACTACCAATTGAAGGTGCTGATATTGTTCTAGGAATGGCTTGGCTTAGAACACTGGGACCCATTCAAGCAGATTTTTCAATTCCCTCTCTCACTTTTCAACATCAAAACACCCCCCTAACTCTCACCGGTGATCCCAACTCAACCCCCATAAATACCTCTTTCCACCAATTACGCCAACTCATCCACACTGATGCCATTGCCTCTTTTCACTTATTAATAATGGAACCTATTCAGAACACTTCCCCCACAACTAAACTACCAGCTTCTGCCCCACCTAACCAAACCTTATTACCCACCccccttacaagacttttgaccAAATTTCAATCAATTTTTCAACAGCCAAAAGGCCTTCCCCCACCAAGACCGCATGACCACCATATAAACCTTCTGCCCAATACACCACCCATCAATGTGAAACCCTACCGCTACCCTCATTCAAAAAAAGAAACCATGACAAAAATGATACAAGAGATGCTTCAAGAAGGCACAATCATACCTAGCACTAGCCCTTTTTCATCACCGGTCTTATTAGTCAAAAAGAAAGACGGAACGTGGAgattttgtgttgattatagagcaTTGAATGCAGTAACAGTAAAGGACAGATTTCCCATACCCACTATTGATGAACTATTAGACGAACTCAGTTCCGCTaccattttttccaagatagacTTGTGTTCAGGATACCATCAGATCAGATTAGCATCAAAAGACACGTATAAAACAGCTTTTCGAACTTTCGATGGGCATTACGAATTCCTTGTAATGCCTTTCGGCCTCACAAATGGGCCATCTACTTTTCAAGCAGCTATGAACGACTTACTTCGTCCTTTCCTACGAAAATTTGTTCTTGTTTtctttgatgatattttaatttacaaTGCTAATTTTGAGGAGCATCTAACACATTTGCAGGTTATTTTAGAGTTGTTACAAAAGCAGGCATTTTTTGTGAAGCTACCTAAGTGTGTTTTTGCAGCAAGACAGATTGAATATTTAGGACACATTATTTCAAAAGGAGGAGTCGCACCTGATACTGAAAAAGTG encodes:
- the LOC131650223 gene encoding uncharacterized protein LOC131650223, coding for MAPPKPPNPSSKEILEEALQMSSLHLNNAMAETQEQMDVRFAQVHEEISKQVGQLHTRLENDKVEEESKYQALMAALQKISIQKEQQAAIPTHSAHSGGSTSGIQPSSLSFGSPTLTHVITPTHSPITHTATPTHSAFRPPVTHTFSPTQPTISIPPNFHAVPPPPHFIPYPPYTPQSAFVPITQPDPYHQLAHIPPLPPLRSPKLELPLFDGSNPLEWLFQADQFFSFYNLPPENRLSLISFYMKGDALGWFKWMHQNRLLTDWVSFTRALELRFGPSTFENHQAELFKLKQTGSVMEYQTKFEQLGNQVVGLPAVAILNCFISGLHMDIQNELAIHKPTSISQAIGLAKLIESKLKESKQKFTKPFSTFQKPIPTPPTTQNFKPHPSSAQPNLTTQKSPNPQQPKFPIRKLTQAQLQERRAQGLCFNCDEKFITGHRCSTNRFFILLADEEGVSVEPENLNLEEPPMEADFSDTYFQLSPQALTGHYHPQTLKFKGKIHGLTVMVLVDTGSTHNIMQPRIAQHLNLPTTPINQFSVMVGNGSHLQCEGICNNVQILLQNKPFTLPFYLLPIEGADIVLGMAWLRTLGPIQADFSIPSLTFQHQNTPLTLTGDPNSTPINTSFHQLRQLIHTDAIASFHLLIMEPIQNTSPTTKLPASAPPNQTLLPTPLTRLLTKFQSIFQQPKGLPPPRPHDHHINLLPNTPPINVKPYRYPHSKKETMTKMIQEMLQEGTIIPSTSPFSSPVLLVKKKDGTWRFCVDYRALNAVTVKDRFPIPTIDELLDELSSATIFSKIDLCSGYHQIRLASKDTYKTAFRTFDGHYEFLVMPFGLTNGPSTFQAAMNDLLRPFLRKFVLVFFDDILIYNANFEEHLTHLQVILELLQKQAFFVKLPKCVFAARQIEYLGHIISKGGVAPDTEKVKAILDWPTPRSLSTLRGFLGLTGFYRRFVKGYATLAAPLTDLLRSTNFNWSTEAAKAFTELKQKMTDMPVLALPDFTKEFSIETDASGVAIGAVLSQEGHPIAFFSKKMCPRMQASSVYVREMFAITESVKKWRQYLIGQRFHIYTDQKSLRSLLLQRIQTPEQERWTAKLQGFDFDISYKPGKSNLVADALSRKFEPEPAILLALSSPLPDLLHTLKHFYKNDTVGQNLLQLATQKSPNNNYSVCHGLLYYKQRLFIPDIAELRQQVLLEYHQTPTAGHSGVKATLARLRASFCWPGVYLEVKNMIKQCSICQHNKYDTQKKKGLLQPLPIPKQVWEEITMDFITHLPSSCGHTTIWVICDRLSKFVHFIPLPNHFSAKDLANRFTVEIFRLHGAPKTIVSDRDPLFLSKFWKEFFKNQGTSLQYSTSYHPETDGQTEVVNRSVETYLRCFAGDHPRTWHKFLHLAEYWYNTSFHSAIQMAPFKALYGRDPPSILDYVSNSVSDVAHEDSLQQQQQILNDLKIHLHKSRIAMEKQANMKRRHVTFVEGDWVLWKLQPYRQHTVHRRESQKLAQRYFGPFRIIKRTGTVNYLLDLPSSSRIHPIVHVSLLKAYHGTLPLKDFQPLPLPDIVDFEMNSDEVCHKHKQSDSNTQTSQKANTKNNETLPCSFSSGTTHARGADTGLHSATSQPQDLTPQGDPNRKGRVEVQRRREKVLQTRGDFVLNGEEERVPKVKQVNKVERQRKKGDLRNVYRERELLDSQSTLLGDMEKASVITSSNNQKTINGTLIGKDLHASQRTAGFTAQGDKFQYSNQSEARNQILPYLPTASKSHKHVGLSPHEDSYSPPKSHLQGGMGGFPISHGPNTILDPSESFPMNLEGKVLVGPGSNDKKRPNRIKKKAVWLKDFV